One stretch of Variovorax sp. TBS-050B DNA includes these proteins:
- a CDS encoding ABC transporter permease, which produces MSLFILKRLATLIGTLIGASVIVFLVLEILPGNAAQLLMGPDAAPEAVAALAAKLGLDQPAWTRYWHWIAGLLTGNLGDSYAYSTPVLDLILERLALTIPLAMLAMAFTTVLALFVGVTAAARHNKLGDVGLMGLTQVGIAIPNFWFAILLILVFSVQLQWFSAGGFEGWGEGVFAGIKSLLLPALSLAVVQAAILARITRSAVLEVMREDFVRTARAKGVSQRAALWTHVLRNALIPVVTVMGMQFAELLAGTIVIEKVFYLPGLGRLIFEAIGNRDLIVVRNCVMLLAAMVVIVNFVVDVLYAVIDPRIKASDI; this is translated from the coding sequence ATGAGTCTGTTCATCCTCAAGCGCCTCGCCACGCTGATCGGCACGCTGATCGGCGCCTCGGTCATCGTATTCCTCGTCCTGGAGATCCTGCCCGGCAACGCGGCGCAGCTGCTCATGGGGCCCGATGCCGCGCCCGAAGCGGTGGCCGCGCTGGCCGCCAAGCTCGGCCTCGACCAGCCCGCCTGGACCCGCTACTGGCACTGGATTGCCGGCCTGCTGACCGGCAACCTCGGCGACAGCTACGCCTACAGCACCCCGGTGCTCGACCTGATCCTCGAAAGGCTCGCGCTCACCATCCCGCTCGCGATGCTCGCGATGGCCTTCACCACCGTGCTTGCGCTCTTCGTCGGCGTCACGGCCGCGGCGCGGCACAACAAGCTCGGCGACGTGGGCCTGATGGGACTCACGCAGGTCGGCATCGCCATCCCGAACTTCTGGTTCGCGATCCTGCTGATCCTCGTGTTCTCGGTCCAGCTGCAGTGGTTCTCGGCCGGCGGCTTCGAGGGCTGGGGCGAAGGCGTGTTCGCGGGCATCAAGTCGCTGCTGCTGCCGGCGCTTTCCCTGGCCGTGGTGCAGGCCGCGATCCTCGCGCGCATCACGCGCTCGGCCGTGCTCGAGGTGATGCGCGAGGACTTCGTCCGCACCGCGCGCGCCAAGGGCGTATCCCAGCGTGCCGCGCTCTGGACGCACGTGCTGCGCAACGCGCTGATCCCGGTCGTCACCGTCATGGGCATGCAGTTTGCCGAGCTGCTGGCCGGCACCATCGTGATCGAGAAGGTGTTCTACCTGCCCGGCCTGGGCCGGCTGATCTTCGAGGCCATCGGCAACCGGGACCTGATCGTGGTGCGCAACTGCGTGATGCTGCTCGCGGCCATGGTCGTCATCGTGAACTTCGTGGTCGACGTGCTCTATGCCGTGATCGACCCGCGCATCAAGGCGAGCGACATATGA
- the pth gene encoding aminoacyl-tRNA hydrolase: MIKLFVGLGNPGPEYEATRHNAGFWWIDALARDWKLHLVPERSYHGLAARANINGQSVWLLEPQTFMNLSGKSVAALARFFKIAPDEILVVHDELDVVPGQAKLKFGGSHAGHNGLRDIHAQLGTGDYWRLRLGIGHPGVKSEVVNWVLRKPLKEHRDAIEDAIVRTLHAAPALVAGEMEKATLLIHTSKPPRPKPPRREPGEGGAPAAT; encoded by the coding sequence ATGATCAAGCTGTTTGTCGGCCTGGGCAACCCGGGCCCCGAGTACGAAGCCACACGGCACAACGCCGGCTTCTGGTGGATCGATGCCCTCGCACGCGACTGGAAGCTCCATCTCGTGCCGGAGCGCAGCTATCACGGCCTCGCGGCGCGCGCGAACATCAATGGCCAGAGCGTCTGGCTGCTGGAGCCGCAGACCTTCATGAACCTCTCGGGCAAGTCGGTGGCCGCGCTCGCGCGCTTCTTCAAGATCGCGCCCGACGAGATCCTCGTGGTGCACGACGAACTCGACGTCGTCCCCGGCCAGGCCAAGCTCAAGTTCGGCGGCAGCCACGCGGGGCACAACGGGCTGCGCGACATCCACGCGCAGCTCGGCACCGGGGACTACTGGCGCCTGCGCCTGGGCATCGGACATCCGGGCGTCAAGTCCGAGGTGGTCAACTGGGTGCTGCGCAAGCCGCTGAAGGAGCACCGCGACGCGATCGAGGACGCCATCGTGCGCACGCTGCATGCCGCGCCCGCGCTCGTGGCCGGCGAGATGGAGAAGGCCACCCTGCTGATCCACACGAGCAAACCGCCACGGCCCAAACCGCCGCGGCGCGAGCCCGGCGAAGGAGGCGCGCCCGCCGCCACCTAA
- a CDS encoding ABC transporter ATP-binding protein yields the protein MPLLQVKDLHVELQTQRGPAEAVRGIDFTLERGETMGIVGESGCGKSITVQSLMGLLPSTAKVRGSIRFDGTELVGQDEKTMCRIRGNRIGMIFQEPMTALNPVHTIARQVGEPLRLHRGLSGADARKEALALLERVGIPDAASRLDAYPHQFSGGQRQRIGIAMALACGPDLLIADEPTTALDVTIQKQILELIQSLVAERGMALILISHDLGVIAQSVSKMLVMYGGSVVESGPTEAVFAERAHPYTQGLFAARPVLGAPRGIRLATIRGSVPELVDLPPGCPFAGRCKYTVEACHATRPPPVMLRHAHAVRCIRLPEIAAEGALAP from the coding sequence ATGCCCCTTCTTCAAGTCAAGGACCTCCACGTCGAGCTTCAGACGCAGCGCGGCCCGGCCGAGGCCGTGCGCGGCATCGACTTCACGCTCGAGCGCGGCGAGACGATGGGCATCGTGGGCGAATCCGGCTGCGGCAAGTCGATCACGGTGCAGTCGCTGATGGGCCTGCTGCCCTCGACCGCGAAGGTCCGCGGCAGCATCCGCTTCGACGGCACCGAACTCGTGGGGCAGGACGAGAAGACCATGTGCCGCATCCGCGGCAACCGCATTGGCATGATCTTCCAGGAGCCGATGACGGCGCTGAACCCGGTGCACACGATCGCGCGGCAGGTGGGCGAGCCGCTGCGTCTGCACCGCGGGCTCTCCGGGGCCGATGCGCGCAAGGAAGCGCTCGCGCTGCTCGAGCGCGTGGGCATTCCCGACGCGGCCTCGCGGCTCGACGCCTATCCGCACCAGTTCTCGGGCGGGCAGCGCCAGCGCATCGGCATCGCGATGGCGCTGGCCTGCGGCCCCGACCTGCTGATCGCCGACGAGCCCACCACCGCGCTCGACGTCACGATCCAGAAGCAGATCCTCGAACTGATCCAGAGCCTGGTCGCCGAGCGCGGCATGGCGCTGATCCTGATCTCGCACGACCTCGGCGTGATCGCGCAGAGCGTCTCGAAGATGCTCGTGATGTACGGCGGCAGCGTGGTCGAGAGCGGCCCGACCGAGGCCGTGTTCGCCGAACGGGCGCACCCCTACACGCAGGGCCTGTTCGCGGCCCGGCCGGTGCTCGGCGCGCCGCGCGGCATCCGCCTTGCCACCATCCGCGGCAGCGTGCCCGAACTCGTCGATCTGCCGCCGGGCTGCCCCTTCGCGGGCCGCTGCAAGTACACGGTCGAGGCCTGCCACGCCACCCGCCCGCCGCCGGTGATGCTGCGCCACGCGCATGCCGTGCGCTGCATCCGGCTTCCCGAGATCGCGGCGGAAGGCGCCCTCGCACCATGA
- a CDS encoding amidase: MSTDVSSSSTPSSASSLAELSARALSAAYRSKALSPVEVTQAVITHIERWEPQLQATWLFRPEAALEQARASESRWLRGEALGPLDGVPTTIKENIATRGDPMPAGTAAVDLKPAAADAPPAARLKEAGAVIVSKTTMPDYGMLSSGLSSFHRLARNPWDLRRTPGGSSAGAGAASAAGYGPLHLGTDIGGSLRLPASWCGIFTLKPSLGRIPIDPPYMGRAAGPMTRSVGDAALMMQALSRPDARDSMSLPPQEIDWEGFEVSPDHLRGLRIGLLLDAGCGLAVEPEIQAAVEHAARLFEQAGAVVEPMQPFMSQSMLDGMDHFWRMRSLVDMKALRADQRAKILPYIREWAESAAEFSGEHVFRGFSQFHAARVAAVQACARFDYVISPVSPNMPAAAEAPSPTNDPLRPLEHIGFTVPFNMSEQPASSVNCGYSAEGLPIGLQIAGHRFDDLGVLRVSRAFEQIREAQRPWPLPPAR; encoded by the coding sequence ATGAGCACCGACGTGTCGTCTTCCTCCACCCCCTCCTCCGCGTCGTCGCTGGCCGAACTCTCGGCCCGGGCGCTTTCCGCCGCCTACCGCAGCAAGGCGCTCTCGCCGGTCGAGGTCACGCAGGCCGTGATCACGCACATCGAGCGCTGGGAGCCGCAGCTGCAGGCCACCTGGCTGTTCCGCCCCGAGGCCGCGCTCGAGCAGGCGCGCGCATCCGAGTCGCGGTGGCTGCGCGGCGAAGCGCTCGGGCCGCTCGACGGCGTGCCGACCACGATCAAGGAGAACATCGCCACCCGCGGCGACCCGATGCCGGCCGGCACGGCCGCGGTCGACCTGAAGCCCGCGGCGGCCGACGCGCCGCCGGCCGCGCGGCTGAAGGAGGCCGGCGCGGTGATCGTGAGCAAGACCACCATGCCCGACTACGGGATGCTGTCGTCGGGGCTTTCGAGCTTCCACCGGCTTGCGCGCAATCCCTGGGACCTACGCAGGACGCCCGGCGGCTCGAGCGCCGGCGCGGGCGCCGCCTCGGCCGCGGGCTACGGTCCGCTGCACCTGGGCACCGACATCGGCGGCTCGCTGCGGCTGCCGGCGAGCTGGTGCGGCATCTTCACGCTCAAGCCGAGCCTGGGCCGCATTCCGATCGATCCGCCCTACATGGGCCGCGCCGCCGGCCCGATGACGCGCAGCGTGGGCGACGCCGCGCTGATGATGCAGGCGCTCTCCCGCCCCGACGCGCGCGACAGCATGAGCCTGCCGCCGCAGGAGATCGACTGGGAAGGCTTCGAGGTCTCGCCCGACCACCTGCGCGGCCTGCGCATCGGCCTGCTGCTCGATGCCGGCTGCGGCCTCGCAGTCGAGCCCGAGATCCAGGCCGCGGTCGAGCATGCGGCGCGCCTCTTCGAGCAGGCCGGCGCCGTCGTCGAACCGATGCAGCCCTTCATGTCGCAGTCCATGCTCGACGGCATGGACCATTTCTGGCGCATGCGCTCGCTGGTGGACATGAAGGCGCTGCGCGCCGACCAGCGCGCGAAGATCCTGCCCTACATCCGCGAATGGGCCGAGAGCGCGGCCGAGTTCAGCGGCGAGCACGTGTTCCGCGGCTTCAGCCAGTTCCATGCCGCGCGCGTGGCCGCCGTGCAGGCCTGCGCGCGCTTCGACTACGTGATCTCGCCGGTGTCGCCCAACATGCCCGCGGCGGCCGAAGCGCCCTCGCCCACCAACGACCCGCTGCGGCCGCTGGAGCACATCGGCTTCACCGTGCCGTTCAACATGTCGGAGCAGCCGGCCTCGTCGGTGAACTGCGGCTATTCGGCAGAGGGGCTGCCGATCGGGCTGCAGATCGCCGGCCATCGCTTCGACGATCTCGGCGTGCTGCGCGTGTCGCGCGCGTTCGAGCAGATCCGCGAGGCGCAGCGGCCCTGGCCGCTGCCGCCGGCACGCTAG
- a CDS encoding ATP-binding cassette domain-containing protein, whose translation MSQTTSSPIQPLLEVRDLVRHYALPREKLFSPPPLVKALNGVSFDVEAGGSLGIVGESGSGKSTIARLVMALDTPTSGSVRMLGRDLHRLPKGELRAARRDFQMVFQDPYGSLDPRQTVARVVAEPLEALAESSRAEQRERAAEALAAVGLRSTDMDKYPHEFSGGQRQRIAIARALITRPKLIVADEPVSALDVSVQAQVLNLMQDLQQQFGVSYLLISHDLAVVNHLCDRVCVVWKGQIVEQGPPGELFRDAQHPYTRTLLDAVPRAPAGGTLLAA comes from the coding sequence ATGAGCCAGACGACCAGCAGCCCCATCCAGCCCCTGCTCGAGGTCAGAGACCTCGTGCGCCACTACGCGCTGCCGCGCGAGAAGCTGTTCTCGCCGCCGCCGCTCGTGAAGGCGCTCAACGGCGTGAGCTTCGACGTCGAGGCCGGTGGCAGCCTCGGCATCGTCGGCGAATCGGGCTCGGGCAAGTCGACCATCGCGCGCCTCGTGATGGCGCTCGACACGCCCACCTCGGGCAGCGTGCGCATGCTCGGCCGCGACCTGCACCGGCTGCCCAAGGGCGAACTGCGCGCCGCGCGGCGCGACTTCCAGATGGTGTTCCAGGACCCCTACGGCTCGCTCGATCCGCGCCAGACCGTGGCGCGCGTGGTGGCCGAGCCGCTCGAGGCGCTGGCCGAGAGCAGCCGCGCCGAGCAGCGCGAGCGCGCCGCGGAGGCGCTCGCGGCCGTGGGCCTGCGCAGCACCGACATGGACAAGTACCCGCACGAGTTCTCGGGCGGCCAGCGCCAGCGCATCGCGATCGCACGCGCGCTCATCACGCGACCGAAGCTCATCGTGGCCGACGAGCCCGTGAGCGCGCTCGACGTCTCGGTGCAGGCGCAGGTGCTCAACCTGATGCAGGACCTGCAGCAGCAGTTCGGCGTCAGCTACCTGCTGATCAGCCACGACCTCGCGGTGGTCAACCATCTCTGCGACCGCGTGTGCGTGGTGTGGAAGGGGCAGATCGTCGAGCAGGGGCCGCCTGGCGAGCTCTTCCGCGACGCGCAGCATCCGTACACGCGCACGCTGCTCGACGCCGTGCCGCGCGCGCCGGCCGGCGGCACGCTGCTCGCGGCCTGA
- a CDS encoding YfhL family 4Fe-4S dicluster ferredoxin: MALMITDECINCDVCEPECPNDAIYMGAEFYEIDPRKCTECVGHFDEPQCVQVCPVACIPVNPDHVESRETLWQKFERLAAAKAAAAATAAPPLPPAPSTGI, translated from the coding sequence ATGGCTCTCATGATCACCGACGAATGCATCAATTGCGATGTCTGCGAGCCCGAGTGCCCGAACGACGCGATCTACATGGGCGCCGAGTTCTACGAGATCGACCCGCGCAAATGCACCGAATGCGTGGGTCATTTCGACGAGCCGCAGTGCGTGCAGGTCTGCCCGGTCGCGTGCATTCCGGTCAACCCGGACCACGTCGAGAGCCGCGAGACGCTGTGGCAGAAGTTCGAGCGCCTCGCGGCCGCCAAGGCCGCGGCAGCGGCAACCGCGGCGCCACCGCTGCCGCCCGCGCCCTCAACCGGCATCTGA
- a CDS encoding 4-oxalocrotonate tautomerase, which translates to MPHIVVHLSGEPDAQLTRKTVDAVAELTQSVLGKQLPVIAITVQYIAADAWFIGGQSLASLGKSAFHLDISITDETNTKAEKARYLREVHAAMQRLRPDLHEVSYIHVIDARGAAYGYGGKTQEYRHQQAGV; encoded by the coding sequence ATGCCGCACATCGTTGTCCACCTCTCGGGCGAACCCGACGCCCAGCTCACCCGCAAGACCGTCGACGCGGTCGCCGAACTCACGCAGAGCGTGCTCGGCAAGCAGCTGCCGGTGATCGCGATCACGGTGCAGTACATCGCGGCCGACGCCTGGTTCATCGGCGGCCAGTCGCTGGCGTCGCTGGGCAAGTCGGCCTTCCACCTGGACATCAGCATCACCGACGAAACCAACACCAAGGCCGAGAAGGCCCGCTACCTGCGCGAGGTGCACGCCGCCATGCAGCGGCTGCGCCCCGACCTGCACGAGGTCTCGTACATCCACGTGATCGACGCCCGCGGCGCGGCGTACGGCTACGGCGGCAAGACGCAGGAGTACCGCCACCAGCAAGCCGGCGTTTGA
- a CDS encoding ABC transporter permease, with translation MSATTTTVPSAAALKLPGFWRRATRHRSFVLGGVLTLLLLLAAAVSLVWTPWSPYDIDMASKLQPPSASHWLGTDAYGRDVASLLLVGARASILVGVIAVGIGLVVGTALGLLAAARRGWVEEAIMRLTDFSLAFPAILSAIMMTAVFGAGIVNAIIAIGIYNIPTFARITRASANAIWSREYVAAARACGKGPFAITMQHVLPNISAVLIVQITIRFAIAILAEAALSFLGLGTQPPQPSWGRMLSEAQTMMFQSPLLAVFPGMAIVLAVLGLNLLGDGLRDLLDPRLARAR, from the coding sequence ATGAGCGCGACCACCACCACCGTTCCGAGCGCGGCGGCGCTCAAGCTGCCCGGATTCTGGCGCCGCGCGACGAGGCACCGCAGCTTCGTGCTCGGCGGCGTGCTCACGCTGCTCCTGCTGCTGGCCGCGGCCGTCTCGCTGGTCTGGACGCCCTGGTCGCCCTACGACATCGACATGGCGAGCAAGCTGCAGCCGCCTTCGGCCTCGCACTGGCTCGGCACCGACGCCTACGGCCGCGACGTGGCCTCGCTGCTGCTCGTGGGGGCGCGCGCATCGATCCTCGTGGGCGTGATCGCGGTGGGCATCGGGCTCGTGGTCGGCACCGCGCTCGGGCTGCTGGCGGCGGCGCGGCGCGGCTGGGTCGAAGAGGCGATCATGCGCCTGACCGACTTCTCGCTCGCCTTTCCGGCCATCCTCTCGGCGATCATGATGACGGCGGTGTTCGGCGCGGGCATCGTGAACGCGATCATCGCGATCGGCATCTACAACATCCCCACCTTCGCGCGCATCACGCGCGCCTCGGCCAACGCCATCTGGTCGCGCGAATACGTGGCGGCGGCGCGCGCCTGCGGCAAGGGGCCGTTCGCCATCACGATGCAGCACGTGCTGCCCAACATCTCGGCGGTGCTGATCGTGCAGATCACGATCCGCTTCGCGATCGCGATCCTCGCCGAGGCCGCGCTCTCCTTCCTCGGCCTCGGCACGCAGCCGCCGCAGCCTTCGTGGGGCCGCATGCTCAGCGAGGCGCAGACGATGATGTTCCAGTCGCCGCTGCTCGCGGTGTTCCCCGGCATGGCGATCGTGCTCGCGGTGCTGGGCCTCAACCTGCTCGGCGACGGCCTGCGCGACCTGCTCGATCCGCGCCTCGCCCGCGCCCGCTGA
- a CDS encoding ribose-phosphate pyrophosphokinase has product MQANHPDFMVFTGNANPGLAAEIAHNLGTTLGAARVGRFSDGEVTVEINQNVRARDVFVVQSTCAPTNENLMELLIMVDALKRASAERISAVIPYYGYARQDRRPRSSRVPISAKVVANLLETVGVERVLTMDLHADQIQGFFDIPVDNIYASPVLLSDLRQRNYEDLIVVSPDVGGVVRARAIAKQLNCDLAIIDKRRPKANVSEVMNVIGEIDGRNCVIMDDMIDTAGTLVKAAEVLKERGAKSVYAYCTHPIFSGPAIERITQSALDEVVVTNTIPLSDGALACGKIRQLSVAPLIAETIQRIAKGESVMSLFSDQDNLF; this is encoded by the coding sequence ATGCAGGCCAATCACCCTGATTTCATGGTTTTCACCGGCAATGCCAATCCTGGCCTCGCCGCCGAAATTGCGCACAACCTCGGCACCACGCTCGGTGCCGCGCGCGTGGGCCGGTTCTCCGACGGTGAAGTCACCGTCGAGATCAACCAGAACGTCCGGGCCCGCGACGTGTTCGTCGTGCAGTCCACCTGCGCGCCGACCAACGAGAACCTGATGGAACTGCTGATCATGGTCGATGCGCTCAAGCGCGCCTCGGCCGAGCGGATCAGCGCGGTGATCCCCTACTACGGCTATGCCCGCCAGGACCGCCGCCCGCGTTCGAGCCGGGTGCCGATCTCGGCCAAGGTGGTGGCCAACCTGCTCGAGACCGTGGGCGTGGAGCGCGTGCTCACGATGGACCTGCACGCCGACCAGATCCAGGGCTTCTTCGACATTCCGGTCGACAACATCTACGCGTCGCCGGTGCTGCTGTCCGACCTGCGCCAGCGCAACTACGAAGACCTGATCGTGGTCTCGCCCGACGTTGGCGGCGTGGTGCGCGCGCGTGCGATCGCCAAGCAGCTGAACTGCGACCTCGCGATCATCGACAAGCGCCGCCCGAAGGCGAACGTGAGCGAAGTGATGAACGTGATCGGCGAGATCGACGGTCGCAACTGCGTGATCATGGACGACATGATCGACACGGCCGGCACGCTGGTCAAAGCGGCCGAGGTGCTCAAGGAGCGCGGCGCGAAGAGCGTCTACGCCTACTGCACGCACCCGATCTTCTCGGGCCCGGCCATCGAGCGCATCACCCAGTCGGCGCTCGACGAAGTGGTCGTGACCAACACCATCCCCCTTTCCGACGGCGCACTCGCCTGCGGAAAGATCCGCCAGCTCTCCGTGGCACCGCTGATCGCCGAGACGATCCAGCGCATTGCCAAGGGCGAGTCGGTGATGAGTTTGTTCTCGGACCAGGACAACCTGTTCTGA
- a CDS encoding ABC transporter substrate-binding protein: protein MLNRRTLLATAGATVALASPVAGLAQGRKDAIVIGMALEPPGLDPTAGAAAAIAEVVHYNILETLTKINADGSVTPLLAESWEVSPDLKTYTFKLRRGVKFQNGEPFNANAVKFSFDRAGGEKSTNKDKRTFANLSTQVADEHTVVIINKEIDPDLPFVLGQATAVIVEPKSAETNATKPVGTGPYKLDAWAKGSSITLSKWEGFRSPGTAKINKVTFRFIADAAAQAASLLAGDVDVFTRIGTRVVPQFRNNPQFQTILAGSRAKTILSINNRRKPLDDVRVRRAILAAIDRKAFIEGAADGFGVPIGSHYVPGAAGYVDTTGVNPYDVEKAKKLLAEAGVKTPLELTMTLPPPPYARQGGEVIVAQLAKIGITVKVQNVEWAQWLSGTYGNKDYDLSIVSHVEPFDLGNYAKADYYWGYQSKAFNALFDKIKSTGNAAERNKLLGEAQKMLAADAVNGFLYQPQFPTIAKKNVKGLWKENPIFVNDLSALSWG from the coding sequence ATGTTGAACCGTCGCACCCTCCTTGCCACCGCCGGCGCCACCGTGGCGCTGGCCTCCCCCGTCGCCGGCCTGGCGCAGGGGCGGAAGGACGCCATCGTGATCGGCATGGCCCTCGAACCGCCGGGCCTCGACCCGACGGCCGGCGCCGCGGCCGCGATCGCGGAGGTGGTGCACTACAACATCCTCGAGACCCTCACCAAGATCAACGCCGACGGCAGCGTCACGCCGCTGCTGGCCGAGAGCTGGGAAGTCTCGCCCGACCTCAAGACCTACACCTTCAAGCTCCGGCGCGGCGTCAAGTTCCAGAACGGCGAGCCCTTCAACGCGAACGCGGTGAAGTTCTCCTTCGACCGCGCGGGCGGCGAGAAGAGCACCAACAAGGACAAGCGCACCTTCGCGAACCTCAGCACCCAGGTGGCAGACGAGCACACGGTGGTGATCATCAACAAGGAGATCGACCCCGACCTGCCCTTCGTGCTGGGCCAGGCCACGGCCGTCATCGTGGAGCCCAAGAGCGCCGAGACCAATGCGACCAAGCCCGTCGGCACCGGTCCCTACAAGCTCGATGCCTGGGCCAAGGGCTCCTCGATCACGCTGAGCAAGTGGGAGGGCTTCCGCAGCCCCGGCACCGCGAAGATCAACAAGGTCACCTTCCGCTTCATCGCCGATGCCGCGGCGCAGGCGGCCTCGCTGCTGGCCGGCGACGTCGACGTCTTCACGCGCATCGGCACGCGCGTGGTGCCGCAGTTCAGGAACAACCCCCAGTTCCAGACCATCCTCGCGGGCTCGCGCGCGAAGACCATCCTCTCGATCAACAACCGCAGGAAGCCGCTCGACGACGTGCGCGTGCGCCGCGCGATCCTCGCGGCCATCGACCGCAAGGCCTTCATCGAAGGCGCGGCCGACGGCTTCGGCGTGCCGATCGGCAGCCACTACGTGCCCGGCGCCGCCGGCTACGTCGACACCACGGGCGTGAACCCCTACGACGTGGAAAAGGCCAAGAAGCTGCTCGCCGAGGCCGGCGTGAAGACGCCGCTAGAACTCACCATGACGCTGCCGCCGCCGCCCTACGCGCGCCAGGGCGGCGAGGTGATCGTGGCCCAGCTCGCCAAGATCGGCATCACGGTCAAGGTGCAGAACGTCGAATGGGCGCAGTGGCTCAGCGGCACCTACGGCAACAAGGACTACGACCTCTCGATCGTCTCGCACGTCGAGCCCTTCGACCTCGGCAACTACGCCAAGGCCGACTACTACTGGGGCTACCAGTCGAAGGCCTTCAACGCGCTGTTCGACAAGATCAAGAGCACCGGCAACGCGGCCGAGCGCAACAAGCTGCTCGGCGAAGCGCAGAAGATGCTGGCCGCCGATGCGGTCAACGGCTTCCTCTACCAGCCGCAGTTCCCGACCATCGCGAAGAAGAACGTGAAGGGGCTCTGGAAGGAGAACCCGATCTTCGTGAACGACCTCTCGGCGCTGTCGTGGGGATGA
- a CDS encoding LysR substrate-binding domain-containing protein encodes MQTFDLEQLRTLAAVVDAGSLTAAAPRVFLSQSSVSEQIRKLEERAGQSLLTRSKAGVAPTEAGVRLLGYARRILALSDEAFRDLRGETLQGELRLAVTDYFRPGDLTRLLGRLGESYPKVRLHVSILKSDALRAAYARGEFDVALGMRIAGTPAPPGHDAKASVIRRESLAWLGAAGMRLARGEPVRLLALPDTCSLHQFTVALLRRRRVPYVLAHVASGVAGLQSALAAGLGVACLNESAISDGVARLAPPHGLPALPRVTFQLLPGRRGETAFVTRAREMLATQLG; translated from the coding sequence ATGCAGACCTTCGATCTGGAGCAGCTTCGCACCCTGGCGGCGGTGGTCGATGCCGGCAGCCTCACGGCCGCGGCGCCACGGGTGTTCCTTTCGCAGTCGTCGGTGAGCGAGCAGATCCGCAAGCTGGAGGAGCGCGCGGGGCAGTCGCTGCTCACGCGCAGCAAGGCCGGCGTGGCGCCGACCGAGGCGGGCGTGCGGCTTCTGGGCTATGCGCGGCGCATCCTCGCCCTGAGCGACGAGGCGTTCCGCGACCTGCGCGGCGAAACCCTGCAGGGCGAGCTGCGGCTCGCCGTGACCGACTACTTTCGCCCCGGCGACCTCACGCGGCTGCTGGGACGGCTCGGCGAGAGCTATCCGAAGGTGCGACTTCACGTCAGCATCCTCAAGAGCGACGCGCTGCGCGCCGCCTATGCGCGCGGGGAGTTCGACGTGGCGCTGGGCATGCGCATCGCGGGCACGCCGGCGCCGCCGGGTCACGACGCCAAGGCGTCCGTCATCCGGCGGGAATCGCTCGCATGGCTCGGCGCGGCCGGCATGCGGCTCGCGCGCGGTGAGCCGGTCCGGCTGCTGGCCCTGCCGGACACCTGCTCGCTGCATCAGTTCACGGTGGCGCTGTTGCGGCGCCGCCGCGTGCCCTATGTGCTGGCGCACGTGGCCTCGGGCGTGGCGGGGCTGCAGTCGGCGCTCGCCGCGGGGCTCGGCGTGGCCTGCCTGAACGAATCGGCGATCAGCGACGGCGTCGCGCGGCTGGCGCCGCCGCACGGCCTGCCGGCGCTGCCGCGGGTCACGTTCCAGCTGCTGCCCGGGCGCCGCGGCGAGACGGCGTTCGTCACGCGCGCGCGCGAGATGCTGGCGACGCAGCTCGGCTGA
- a CDS encoding 50S ribosomal protein L25/general stress protein Ctc, producing the protein MKFVAYERAKQGTGASRRLRVSGKTPGIVYGGEAQPQLIEVDHNALWHALKKEAFHSSVLEMELGGSTTKVLLRDVQYHPFRQLVQHIDFQRVDAKTRLHMKVPLHYKGEEESDAVKLDHNLVTHVMTELEVSCLPTDLPEFIEVDLSNLKKQATLHVSDIKLPKGVKFVSHGKLNPVIVSAVPPLVSEEPAPAAEGAAPAEGAAGAKPAAKAAKGKK; encoded by the coding sequence ATGAAATTCGTCGCTTATGAGCGCGCAAAGCAGGGCACGGGTGCGAGCCGCCGTCTCCGCGTTTCGGGCAAGACGCCCGGTATCGTCTACGGTGGCGAGGCCCAGCCGCAACTGATCGAAGTCGATCACAACGCGCTGTGGCACGCCCTCAAGAAGGAAGCGTTCCACTCGTCCGTCCTCGAGATGGAACTCGGCGGCAGCACGACCAAGGTCCTGCTGCGCGACGTGCAATACCACCCGTTCCGCCAGCTGGTGCAGCACATCGACTTCCAGCGCGTCGATGCCAAGACCCGCCTGCACATGAAGGTGCCGCTCCACTACAAGGGCGAAGAAGAGTCGGATGCCGTCAAGCTCGACCACAACCTCGTGACCCACGTCATGACCGAGCTCGAAGTCAGCTGCCTGCCCACGGACCTGCCCGAGTTCATCGAGGTGGATCTGTCCAACCTGAAGAAGCAGGCCACCCTGCACGTCAGCGACATCAAGCTGCCCAAGGGCGTGAAGTTCGTGAGCCACGGCAAGCTGAACCCGGTGATCGTGTCGGCCGTGCCGCCGCTGGTGTCGGAAGAGCCGGCGCCCGCCGCTGAAGGCGCAGCACCTGCCGAAGGCGCCGCCGGTGCCAAGCCCGCTGCCAAGGCTGCGAAGGGCAAGAAGTAA